Proteins encoded within one genomic window of Ptiloglossa arizonensis isolate GNS036 chromosome 3, iyPtiAriz1_principal, whole genome shotgun sequence:
- the Rtca gene encoding RNA 3'-terminal phosphate cyclase, translating to MSSLVEINGNMGEGGGQVVRIAVCLSALYNIPIRIINIRMRRHTPGLATQHLKGVKLLQSMCNAKVQGAHIGSMRLEFKPNRLKARKRHTFVVDTGTAGCISLLAQIALPCALFCSQTNIVTLILKGGTNVSLGPQIEYLTEVLRPLLKKFGADFDFRVLSRGYYPKGGGEVHLYIKPVQVLRAVNLFDPGLPSKINIWSYVTGVVPIEVAYRMAYHARTVLTRDLKQYNIPVPPINVEAYKEDNCPAASDGSGINIVCTTTSGCYFGGSGLSQSRREEIAPGGHAAKEISDTILADSSVDKYAQDQLMVFMALARGTSIITLGRQKLTCHAETAIKVIERMLSDYNFHFAMGGSSNCYDDVSYTLECEGCNYQNNIEK from the exons ATGTCATCTTTGGTAGAAATTAATGGAAACATGGGCGAAGGT GGTGGCCAAGTAGTAAGGATAGCAGTTTGTCTAAGTGCATTATATAATATCCCAATTAGAATTATCAATATACGAATGCGTCGTCATACACCTGGACTTGCTACACAACATTTAAAAG GCGTGAAATTGTTGCAAAGTATGTGTAATGCAAAAGTTCAAGGAGCCCATATAGGATCGATGCGTTTAGAATTTAAACCTAATCGATTAAAGGCACGCAAAAGACATACATTTGTTGTAGACACAGGAACTGCCGGTTGCATTTCTTTGTTAGCTCAAATAGCATTGCCCTGTGCTCTTTTTTGCTCACAAACAAATATTGTTACACTTATTCTTAAAGGTGGTACAAATGTTTCTCTGGGGCCACAGATAGAATATCTCACAGAGGTATTGAGGCCCTTACTTAAGAAATTTGGTGCTGATTTTGATTTCAGAGTTTTATCAAG AGGTTATTATCCAAAGGGAGGTGGAGAAGTACATTTGTACATAAAACCTGTACAGGTTTTACGAGCTGTTAATTTATTTGATCCTGGACTTCCTTCTAAGATTAATATATGGTCATATGTTACAGGTGTTGTGCCTATTGAA gTAGCGTATAGAATGGCATATCATGCAAGGACAGTTTTAACAAGAGATTTAAAGCAATATAATATTCCTGTCCCACCTATAAATGTGGAAGCCTACAAAGAAGATAATTGTCCAGCTGCTTCCGATGGATCTGGCATCAA TATAGTGTGCACTACCACTAGTGGATGTTATTTTGGTGGTTCTGGTTTGAGTCAGAGTCGTCGAGAAGAAATAGCACCAGGTGGCCATGCTGCTAAAgaaatttcagatacaattttAGCAGATTCCAGTGTCGACAAATATGCGCAAGATCAG TTAATGGTATTCATGGCCCTAGCAAGAGGTACTTCTATAATTACACTTGGAAGACAAAAACTTACTTGCCACGCTGAGACTGCTATAAAAGTGATAGAAAGAATGTTAAgcgattataattttcattttgcaaTGGGGGGAAGTTCAAACTGTTACGATGATGTTTCTTATACTTTAGAGTGTGAAGGTTGTAATTATCAaaacaatattgaaaaataa
- the Alg11 gene encoding ALG11 alpha-1,2-mannosyltransferase isoform X2, which produces MLILVFICKALCMLIALSILLITWRKSCLKKRTERLKKETVVGIFHPYCNSGGGGERVLWAIISAIQTRYSNVHIVVYTGDLDADPEQILNKTEKVFNFKTQHRIEFVYLHRRKWVEATMYPYFTLLGQSLGSVWLGIEALNNFVPDIYIDTMGYAFTYPLFRYIGGCRIATYTHYPTISTDMLRHIYRRVVSHNNRPVIARNPFLSAAKIAYYKLFAFMYGWVGRSAEIIMVNSSWTEEHINAIWKCPLKTHRIYPPCDVKHLTQLPLLNDHEKCDNIRIVSVAQFRPEKNHPLMLRAMYELRSLVKEEIWKKIRLILIGSCRNVDDEARVKDMQDLSKHFALDENVEFKLNIPYSELILELQRATIGLHTMWNEHFGISIVECMAAGLIVVAHASGGPKADIIETQPGSQNGFLAEEAEDYALIMAHIISMHPEDEQAIKMAARASVSRFSDEVFEREFLRTIEPFFRQKQE; this is translated from the exons ATGTTGATATTAGTATTTATTTGTAAAGCATTGTGTATGCTTATCGCTTTGTCCATTTTACTAATAACATGGAGAAAGTCGTGTTTGAAAAAACGAACAGagagattaaaaaaagaaacagttgtAGGTATCTTTCACCCTTATTGTAATtcaggtggtggtggtgaaagAGTACTTTGGGCTATAATCAGTGCCATACAAACCAG ATATTCCAATGTTCACATAGTAGTTTATACTGGAGATCTAGATGCTGATCCAGAACAAATTCTCAATAAAACAGagaaagtatttaattttaaaactcAGCACAGAATTGAGTTTGTATACTTGCACAGACGCAAGTGGGTGGAAGCTACAATGTACCCATATTTTACACTTTTGGGACAAAGCTTAGGATCAGTTTGGTTAGGCATTGAAGCTTTGAACAATTTTGTACCAG ATATTTATATCGATACCATGGGTTATGCCTTTACATATCCATTGTTCAGATATATCGGTGGATGTCGAATAGCAACTTACACTCACTACCCTACAATTTCAACCGATATGCTTAGGCACATTTATAGAAGAGTTGTCTCGCATAACAATAGACCAGTTATAGCTAGAAATCCATTTTTATCGGCAGCTAAAATTGCTTATtataaattgttcgcattt ATGTATGGTTGGGTTGGCAGAAGTGCAGAAATTATAATGGTTAACTCTTCATGGACTGAAGAGCACATTAATGCAATTTGGAAATGTCCATTAAAAACTCATAGGATTTACCCACCGTGCGATGTGAAGCACTTAACACAATTACCGCTTCTCAATGACCATGAGAAGTGTGATAACATTCGTATAGTTTCAGTTGCACAATTTAGACCGGAAAAAAATCACCCATTAATGTTGAGAGCAATGTATGAACTTAGGTCGCTTGTTAAAGAAGAAATTTGGAAGAAA ATTCGACTAATTCTCATTGGCTCTTGTCGAAATGTGGATGACGAAGCGCGTGTAAAAGACATGCAGGATTTATCGAAGCACTTTGCATTAGACGAGAACGTCGAATTTAAATTAAACATACCATACTCCGAGCTTATTTTAGAACTTCAAAGAGCAACAATAGGATTACATACAATGTGGAACGAACATTTTGGTATCAGCATCGTCGAATGTATGGCAGCAGGATTAATTGTAGTGGCTCATGCTTCCGGTGGTCCAAA AGCTGATATAATAGAGACGCAACCAGGATCGCAAAATGGATTTTTAGCAGAAGAAGCTGAAGACTATGCATTAATAATGGCACATATTATCAGTATGCACCCAGAAGACGAACAAGCTATTAAAATGGCTGCTAG AGCATCTGTTAGCCGATTTTCGGATGAAGTATTTGAAAGAGAATTCTTACGAACGATAGAACCGTTTTTTAGACAAAAACAAGAATGA
- the Alg11 gene encoding ALG11 alpha-1,2-mannosyltransferase isoform X1, translating to MNFNLLTINTLSVLNMLILVFICKALCMLIALSILLITWRKSCLKKRTERLKKETVVGIFHPYCNSGGGGERVLWAIISAIQTRYSNVHIVVYTGDLDADPEQILNKTEKVFNFKTQHRIEFVYLHRRKWVEATMYPYFTLLGQSLGSVWLGIEALNNFVPDIYIDTMGYAFTYPLFRYIGGCRIATYTHYPTISTDMLRHIYRRVVSHNNRPVIARNPFLSAAKIAYYKLFAFMYGWVGRSAEIIMVNSSWTEEHINAIWKCPLKTHRIYPPCDVKHLTQLPLLNDHEKCDNIRIVSVAQFRPEKNHPLMLRAMYELRSLVKEEIWKKIRLILIGSCRNVDDEARVKDMQDLSKHFALDENVEFKLNIPYSELILELQRATIGLHTMWNEHFGISIVECMAAGLIVVAHASGGPKADIIETQPGSQNGFLAEEAEDYALIMAHIISMHPEDEQAIKMAARASVSRFSDEVFEREFLRTIEPFFRQKQE from the exons ATGAATTTTAATCTTCTCAC AATAAATACACTCTCTGTGTTAAACATGTTGATATTAGTATTTATTTGTAAAGCATTGTGTATGCTTATCGCTTTGTCCATTTTACTAATAACATGGAGAAAGTCGTGTTTGAAAAAACGAACAGagagattaaaaaaagaaacagttgtAGGTATCTTTCACCCTTATTGTAATtcaggtggtggtggtgaaagAGTACTTTGGGCTATAATCAGTGCCATACAAACCAG ATATTCCAATGTTCACATAGTAGTTTATACTGGAGATCTAGATGCTGATCCAGAACAAATTCTCAATAAAACAGagaaagtatttaattttaaaactcAGCACAGAATTGAGTTTGTATACTTGCACAGACGCAAGTGGGTGGAAGCTACAATGTACCCATATTTTACACTTTTGGGACAAAGCTTAGGATCAGTTTGGTTAGGCATTGAAGCTTTGAACAATTTTGTACCAG ATATTTATATCGATACCATGGGTTATGCCTTTACATATCCATTGTTCAGATATATCGGTGGATGTCGAATAGCAACTTACACTCACTACCCTACAATTTCAACCGATATGCTTAGGCACATTTATAGAAGAGTTGTCTCGCATAACAATAGACCAGTTATAGCTAGAAATCCATTTTTATCGGCAGCTAAAATTGCTTATtataaattgttcgcattt ATGTATGGTTGGGTTGGCAGAAGTGCAGAAATTATAATGGTTAACTCTTCATGGACTGAAGAGCACATTAATGCAATTTGGAAATGTCCATTAAAAACTCATAGGATTTACCCACCGTGCGATGTGAAGCACTTAACACAATTACCGCTTCTCAATGACCATGAGAAGTGTGATAACATTCGTATAGTTTCAGTTGCACAATTTAGACCGGAAAAAAATCACCCATTAATGTTGAGAGCAATGTATGAACTTAGGTCGCTTGTTAAAGAAGAAATTTGGAAGAAA ATTCGACTAATTCTCATTGGCTCTTGTCGAAATGTGGATGACGAAGCGCGTGTAAAAGACATGCAGGATTTATCGAAGCACTTTGCATTAGACGAGAACGTCGAATTTAAATTAAACATACCATACTCCGAGCTTATTTTAGAACTTCAAAGAGCAACAATAGGATTACATACAATGTGGAACGAACATTTTGGTATCAGCATCGTCGAATGTATGGCAGCAGGATTAATTGTAGTGGCTCATGCTTCCGGTGGTCCAAA AGCTGATATAATAGAGACGCAACCAGGATCGCAAAATGGATTTTTAGCAGAAGAAGCTGAAGACTATGCATTAATAATGGCACATATTATCAGTATGCACCCAGAAGACGAACAAGCTATTAAAATGGCTGCTAG AGCATCTGTTAGCCGATTTTCGGATGAAGTATTTGAAAGAGAATTCTTACGAACGATAGAACCGTTTTTTAGACAAAAACAAGAATGA
- the Cycg gene encoding cyclin G, whose product MDTSGLPVPDAIHPLLEQLQEALVLEVKYQPNLQLPSISQNDEITIGARDGSAHVLRCLKVWYDLPSDVFFIAINLMDRFLTKMKARPKHMACISVSAFHIAAVQLAQSLDAEHLVSISQCKCTGGDLKRMSEVIRNKLEWAPGTRPITSLTFLQLFNAMFHTVALQLGLGDIYNGIVTESELFLRLEMVVCDGNCASLKPSEVALVLLCTYLDSAVNRLNTNADSTVSTIAILSSSSISTSVTPRQQMLRLLEFAVELQKICKIPDTSFFSTHDAVGAILSKYNAQEQTPHKQRLIWRLSSRTARLLRPTDKFTSVLPVIAEHAPVPSPSKIRKNRKFGRRHGNKRR is encoded by the exons ATGGACACATCGGGCTTGCCTGTACCGGATGCAATCCACCCGCTACTTGAACAATTGCAAGAAGCTTTGGTTCTTGAAGTGAAATATCAACCTAATCTTCAGTTACCTAGTATATCGCAA AATGATGAAATAACAATTGGAGCTCGCGATGGATCAGCTCACGTTTTAAGATGTTTGAAAGTGTGGTATGACTTACCATCGGATGTGTTTTTTATTGCCATCAATTTAATGGATCGCTTCTTAACAAAAATGAAAGCAAGACCAAAACATATGGCTTGTATTAGTGTATCTGCTTTCCACATAGCTGCTGTCCAATTAGCGCAGTCCTTGGATGCTGAACACTTAGTCTCTATTTCCCAGTGCAAATGTACTGGTGGTGATCTTAAACGTATGTCAGAAGTAATTCGAAACAAATTAGAATGGGCACCCGGGACTCGACCCATTACATCTTTgacttttcttcaattattcAATGCAATGTTCCACACAGTTGCATTGCAGCTAGGATTGGGAGACATATATAATGGTATTGTTACG GAATCCGAGCTTTTTCTCAGGTTAGAAATGGTTGTTTGTGATGGCAATTGTGCGAGTTTAAAACCATCAGAAGTGGCGCTTGTTCTGCTTTGCACATATTTGGATAGTGCAGTTAATCGGCTGAATACTAATGCAGATTCCACTGTATCTACAATCGCTATTCTTAGTTCCTCTAGCATCAGTACATCTGTAACACCAAGACAGCAGATGCTTAGACTTTTAGAATTTGCAGTAGAACTTCAGAAAATATGTAAG aTTCCAGACACAAGTTTCTTCTCTACACATGATGCTGTAGGTGCTATATTGAGCAAATATAATGCTCAAGAGCAAACTCCTCATAAACAAAGACTGATATGGAGATTGTCCTCTCGTACAGCACGCCTTTTACGTCCAACTGATAAATTCACTTCTGTATTACCTGTTATCGCCGAACATGCTCCAGTTCCTTCACCGAGTAAAATTAG AAAGAATCGTAAATTTGGTCGACGTCATGGGAACAAGAGGCGTTAA
- the LOC143144436 gene encoding putative glutathione-specific gamma-glutamylcyclotransferase 2 — translation MRKVIMWVFGYGSLVWKADFPYEETLVGHIKGYVRRFYQKSTDHRGIPSSPGRVVTLLSSDNSNDEVWGIAYKISSEDINKVVKHLDYREKGGYERKNVLFYPSYSIENIESYLLANNTSQSNLENAKLLPTTLNNTPMYITIYIGGENNPNYAGVEDISTIAKQILVSHGSSGANTEYLYKLASAMRVIAPGIYDDHLFTLESAVKALEEEQNTIMKLDQNLCKNEDT, via the exons ATGAGAAAAGTGATAATGTGGGTATTTGGTTATGGTTCACTTGTATGGAAAGCGGATTTTCCGTATGAGGAAACTTTAGTTGGTCACATTAAAGGATACGTTAGAAGATTTTATCAGAAAAGTACAGACCATAGAGGAATACCAAGTAGt cCTGGTCGTGTTGTCACGTTACTTTCTTCTGATAATTCCAATGATGAAGTATGGGGCATTGCTTATAAAATATCATCTGAAGACATAAATAAAGTTGTCAAACATTTAGACTACAGGGAAAAAGGTGGTTATGAAAGAAAGAATGTTCTCTTTTATCCATCTTAttcgatagaaaatattgaatctTATTTATTAGCAAATAATACTTCACAGAGCAATCTTGAAAATGCAAAATTGTTACCAACAACTTTGAACAATACACCAATGTATATTACAATTTACATAGGTGGTGAAAATAATCCAAATTATGCAGGTGTAGAAGATATATCTACAATAGCAAAACAAATACTTGTATCTCATGGCTCTAGTGGAGCTAATACagaatatttgtataaattagCCTCTGCAATGCGAGTAATTGCACCAGGTATATATGATGACCATTTATTTACTTTAGAGTCGGCTGTCAAAGCGTTAGAAGAGGAACAGAATACAATTATGAAATTGGATCAGAATTTATGTAAAAATGAAGACACATAA